Proteins co-encoded in one Neovison vison isolate M4711 chromosome 9, ASM_NN_V1, whole genome shotgun sequence genomic window:
- the RNF224 gene encoding LOW QUALITY PROTEIN: RING finger protein 224 (The sequence of the model RefSeq protein was modified relative to this genomic sequence to represent the inferred CDS: inserted 2 bases in 1 codon) — protein MQDAAARQAPGLGGGDGRGVPXRGDCVICCSAYDLAGHLPHRLYCGHTFCQACMRRLDTPVGEQRWIPCPQCRQSTPTPRGGVALLDLDLAAFLAVRAEREPSRREPPAAPKGSAAITQQPARLCPTLGPQPHFPQAQGCCGLCWDAPGGPEV, from the exons GATGCTGCAGCCAGACAGGCCCCGGGCCTCGGAGGAGGGGACGGCCGCGGGGTCCC GCGGGGTGACTGCGTcatctgctgctctgcctacgaCCTAGCGGGCCACCTGCCGCACCGTCTCTACTGCGGCCACACCTTCTGCCAGGCGTGCATGCGGCGGCTGGACACGCCAGTGGGCGAGCAGCGCTGGATCCCCTGCCCACAGTGCCGCCAGAGCACACCCACACCCCGGGGAGGGGTGGCCCTGCTGGACCTCGACCTGGCCGCCTTCCTGGCCGTGAGGGCTGAGCGGGAGCCATCTCGCAGGGAGCCCCCTGCAGCCCCCAAGGGCAGTGCCGCCATCACTCAGCAGCCGGCCAGGCTCTGTCCCACCCTAGGCCCCCAGCCCCACTTCCCCCAGGCCCAGGGCTGTTGCGGTCTCTGCTGGGACGCCCCTGGCGGTCCCGAGGTCTGA